The DNA segment CCCTAAGCCAAGATCAATTCGCCTTCGAGCAATACACGGTTATCGATGCGGTGATCATGGGCGATACCCAGCTGTGGAAAATCAAGCAAGAGCGTGACGCGATTTATGCCAAACCCGATATGACCGAAGAAGACGGCATGCGTGTGGGCGATCTCGAGAGTGAATTTGCCGAGATGGACGGCTACAGCGCCGAGAGCCGCGCGGGCGAAATTCTGATTGAAGCTGGTATCGAAGAATCCTTCCACTATGGCCCTATGTCACAGGTTGCACCCGGTTGGAAACTGCGCGTACTGTTAGCCCAAGCCCTGTTTGCTAACCCCGATATTCTGCTGCTCGACGAGCCCACCAACAACTTGGATATTCACACCATCAGTTGGCTCGAAACTGAGCTGAATAAGCGCAAATGCACCATGATCATTATTTCCCACGACAGACACTTCTTAAATGCTGTCTGTACCCATATGGCGGATATCGATTACGGTGAACTGCGGATTTACCCCGGCAACTACGAATACTTCCTCGAGCAATCGGCCTTGCAGCGCGAACAATTGCTGTCGAGCAACGCCAAAAAGAGCGCCGAGATTGAAGAACTGCAGGACTTCGTTAACCGCTTTGGCGCTAACGCTTCTAAGGCAAAACTGGCCAGCTCACGCGCCAAGCGCATGGACAAAATTAAACTGGATGAAGTCAAATCCTCCAGCCGTATTGCGCCGTCAATCCGCTTCGCGCCGGGTAAGAAGATGCACCGTCAGGCATTGGTGCTTGAGAACCTCGCCCACGGTTTTGACGGTGAGTTGCTATTCGAAGGCGGCGATTTAATCCTCGAAGCTGGCGCAAAGCTTGCGATTATCGGTGAGAACGGTGTCGGTAAAACCACCTTATTACGCTGTTTAGTCAATGAGTTAATCCATAATCAGGGCGTGATTAAGTGGTCAGAAAACGCTTCCATTGGTTACTGCCCACAGGACAGCACCAGCGATTTTGATAATGATTTGACTATTATTGAATGGATGGACCAATGGCGTCAGCCAAAACACAACGACTTGATGGTACGCGCCATGTTAGGTCGTTTATTGTTTACCGAAGATGATGCCAACAAAAAAGCCAAAAACTGCTCAGGTGGTGAGAAAAACCGTTTAATTTTCGGCAAGTTAATGATGCAGGATATCAACGTCATCATTATGGACGAACCGACCAACCATATGGATATGGAAGCGATTGAATCCTTAAATAATGCCCTCAAAGATTTTGAAGGCACACTGATTTTCGTCAGTCACGACCGCGAGTTTGTGTCCTCGTTAGCGACCCGTATTATCGATATTCGGGATAGAAAATTGGTCAACTTCCAAGGGACCTTTGATGAGTATCTGGCAAACCTTGCCAGTACCTAATCGCCATCGGCTTTTGCAAAAGCGCTTTTGATAAACGTCCTTTTGCTAAAGGACTTCAAAAGACCCAAAGAAAAGACGCTTCACTCTACTCGAGCTTAGCGTCTTTTTTATACCACCCATTTGTATCACCCTTTCATATACGCAGTGACTGACTGCGTTAGTCGGTTTTCGCTTCCACCAAAGCCGCAAGTTGCATTAATGATTCTTGCCAGCCTAAGTAACACATCTCCTCAGGGATAACGGCTGGGATACCCTCCTGAATGATCTGCAAATTGGTACCGCAGGAAACCTCGGTTAATTCGATAGTCACCTGCATCACGCCGGGCAGATTCTCATCATCAAACTGGTCAGTATGGCGGATAAGTGTGTTGGGGATGAGCTCGGTATAAACCACCTTAAAGGAGTGACTGTATCCCGTCGCAAATTGAATAAAACTCATGCTATAGCCCGCCCCAACGGCCAATTCAAACTCATGAATGGTCCCCACAAAGCCGTAAGGCGGTAACCAACGCTCTAGCGCCGCTTTATCGGTAAAGGCCTTATAGACTAACGTCGAGGGCGCGCGCAGCACTCTATGTAACGTCACTGTACCTGTGTTATCCGACATATCCTTATCCTTCCAATTGCTTATGGGCCAATGATGCTCTTAAAGATAGCGCAAGAATCCTATTCGTTATCACCTGCGCGAGAATATTAATTATCCCCTTAACTTGAGATGGTTGGCTCGACGCGACGATGCTTAAACTGCGTTAAGTGCAATGATTTAGCATCAGAGTCTGATTGCTGCTGGGCAATATCCAGCCGTTCTGCGGCGCTAGTAAATGCCAGGTTGTGAGAGGTTTCACTTATTTGCCCTTTGTATTGAGCGATTAAGCTCAAAAGTCCCGACTCATTCACCACATTTTTAGGCAACGGCGTTTTAAAGCTCGCCTCATCGCTAAAAACAACAACCGAATGGAGTCCCTCGACTAACCCTAAGCAGTGGGCAACGGCTAAGCAATGTTTATAGTTTTGATGGAGAGGATTTTTAAAGCGGGTTTGCTTGGTAAAGATTTTTTGCGTCCACTGGGCTTGCTTCTCTCCCCCAAATATCCAGCCGGAGTAATTTTTAACTTCAATAACGAACACGCCAAAATGAGTCAATAAAACTAAATCCACCTCTGTCAAAGCAGGCGTACCTTCAGTTATCTCATCCATAGGTAAAATTAAATTGCAATAAAGTCGAAAGTCCTCATCTCTGAATCCCTGTTTCAGTAACTTAGCGACCCGCTTTTCACCCTGTTGGCCTAACCTTTCAGCTCGGTATCGTCTGAGTGACGGACGAAATAGCAAGGTGACTATCGCAGACACAAGTATAAAAATCGGAATCACCAACAGAATCGACAGCGACTCGAGTACTGAAGAGATGGGTGAAATCGTGCTATGAGCGGGCGTAGGTTTAGGTGTTACCACGGTAGGTATTATATTGGGTTTCTGCTTAGGCGTGTCTTGGCGAACCGTAGTTGGCGTTGCAGGCTGCTTTACCGAAGATTTAATGCCATTGGCGACGGGTTGCTGGCAACGCTCATCGAATCTTGCCTTAAGCTCTTGATAACGCGGCGTGGTTGGATGCCAATCTTGCATCTCACTTTGGATAAGAATACAGATGGCTTCAGAGTCTTGTTTCTCTAATGCCTTTAGCGAAAAAGGATAAAGGCCAACGACACTGATCATTACAGCCAACAACATGCAGAACTTGGCGCTGTGCCTGATATTCTTTACGCATCCCTTCACCTTGAAATAACTCCTGTTATTGTTTGCTATCATTGCAACGGTTATACGTTACTTGATCTGATTTATTATTTTCAACCGTCATAAATTGCTATAACGAACTCGATAGATAAATCGTTAACCCATCTGCAAAATAGATTTCTAATCACAATCAACCAAGACTGGTATTTTTGCCCGCATTTTCTCTGCCTTGGTTTACACTCTTAAAGCACCCACAAAGCACAACTCAATGAATTGGGTGAATTAAACCTTATGGGGTATTGCATACGCGCCAGCTGTGCACCAATTTATTCTGTAAATTCTTATCATGGTGATGGTTTATGAGTCTTGAAGAATCCTTAGAACAATTAAAACGTCAGTACTTACATGCACTACCGGATAAAAAGAAACAAATCATTACTTTATGGATATCTCTACGGAAAAACTGGCAAAGTCATATGCTGTCGGCCGTATACCGTGAGGTGCATAATTTAAAGGGCTCCTGCGAAACTTTCGGCTTAACCGAAACCAAAGATATCGTCGATAGACTCGAATTACAGCTAAAAAACCTACTGGACGCTCCTGCGCCAGAACTGCCCGTGATCAAGGGATTAGATACCCTCTTCCACCAATTGCTGCAAAATAATCTGCGTAGTGAACCCGCAGCACCCGTGGTGGAAGCGCAAATGCAGCAAAGCCCCTATAAACCCACCAAAGCACGGCATGAGTATCGAATTGCGATTGTGGAGGATGACAGTAATGTCGGGGCGATGATAACGAAGCAGCTGCATGAGTTTGGTTTTAATGTGCAGCATTTTTTAAATTTCACCGATTTTCTGGGGATCCAAAATACCTCGCCCTTCGATTTAGTCTTACTCGATCTTATCTTACCCGATTATACCGAGGCCGCTTTATTTACGGCGGCGACTGAATTTGAAAAAAATAACACCCGCGTGTTTGTTCTCTCTTCCCGCGGCGACTTCGAGATGCGACTGCTGGCGATCCGCGCCAATGTCAGCGAGTATTTTGTCAAACCCGCCGAAACCACACTACTGGTACGCAAGATCCATCAGTGGCTTAAAATGTCAGAAAAACAGCCGCTTAAAATTCTGCTGGTGGACGATCAACAGTCCATGGTCGATTATTTTTCCAGCCTACTTCGTAGTCATGGCCTGATGGTAAAAGGCATGACCAAACCCGAACAAGTGCTGCCGACCCTAGAGCAATTTGAGCCAGACTTGTTTATTTTTGATTTGTATATGCCCGATGTGAATGGTTTAGAGCTGGCAAAAATGATCCGCCAATTAGACAAGTACAGCTCGAGTCCGATACTCGTGCTCAGCTCCGACGACACCATGCAGAACAAGGTCAGCATCATTCAGGCGGGATCCGA comes from the Shewanella mangrovisoli genome and includes:
- a CDS encoding ABC-F family ATPase, whose product is MISTANITMQFGPEPLFENISAKFGNGNRYGLIGANGCGKSTFMKILSGALAPTSGNVSITPGLKVGTLSQDQFAFEQYTVIDAVIMGDTQLWKIKQERDAIYAKPDMTEEDGMRVGDLESEFAEMDGYSAESRAGEILIEAGIEESFHYGPMSQVAPGWKLRVLLAQALFANPDILLLDEPTNNLDIHTISWLETELNKRKCTMIIISHDRHFLNAVCTHMADIDYGELRIYPGNYEYFLEQSALQREQLLSSNAKKSAEIEELQDFVNRFGANASKAKLASSRAKRMDKIKLDEVKSSSRIAPSIRFAPGKKMHRQALVLENLAHGFDGELLFEGGDLILEAGAKLAIIGENGVGKTTLLRCLVNELIHNQGVIKWSENASIGYCPQDSTSDFDNDLTIIEWMDQWRQPKHNDLMVRAMLGRLLFTEDDANKKAKNCSGGEKNRLIFGKLMMQDINVIIMDEPTNHMDMEAIESLNNALKDFEGTLIFVSHDREFVSSLATRIIDIRDRKLVNFQGTFDEYLANLAST
- a CDS encoding nuclease-related domain-containing protein encodes the protein MLLAVMISVVGLYPFSLKALEKQDSEAICILIQSEMQDWHPTTPRYQELKARFDERCQQPVANGIKSSVKQPATPTTVRQDTPKQKPNIIPTVVTPKPTPAHSTISPISSVLESLSILLVIPIFILVSAIVTLLFRPSLRRYRAERLGQQGEKRVAKLLKQGFRDEDFRLYCNLILPMDEITEGTPALTEVDLVLLTHFGVFVIEVKNYSGWIFGGEKQAQWTQKIFTKQTRFKNPLHQNYKHCLAVAHCLGLVEGLHSVVVFSDEASFKTPLPKNVVNESGLLSLIAQYKGQISETSHNLAFTSAAERLDIAQQQSDSDAKSLHLTQFKHRRVEPTISS
- a CDS encoding diguanylate cyclase; protein product: MSLEESLEQLKRQYLHALPDKKKQIITLWISLRKNWQSHMLSAVYREVHNLKGSCETFGLTETKDIVDRLELQLKNLLDAPAPELPVIKGLDTLFHQLLQNNLRSEPAAPVVEAQMQQSPYKPTKARHEYRIAIVEDDSNVGAMITKQLHEFGFNVQHFLNFTDFLGIQNTSPFDLVLLDLILPDYTEAALFTAATEFEKNNTRVFVLSSRGDFEMRLLAIRANVSEYFVKPAETTLLVRKIHQWLKMSEKQPLKILLVDDQQSMVDYFSSLLRSHGLMVKGMTKPEQVLPTLEQFEPDLFIFDLYMPDVNGLELAKMIRQLDKYSSSPILVLSSDDTMQNKVSIIQAGSDDLISKQTAPSLFVTQVISRAQRGHDIRSSASRDSLTGLLNHTQILVAARRCYNLAKRINSSVCIAMLDLDHFKQVNDTYGHSGGDKVLLAFAHLLQQSLRPVDFMGRYGGEEFMLVLPDLPAPLAIAKLNAIRESFSHIVFVEEGAEFKVTLSGGLAFSTECNEFQDCLLLADKNLYEAKRTGRNRLITTLK
- a CDS encoding SRPBCC family protein — its product is MSDNTGTVTLHRVLRAPSTLVYKAFTDKAALERWLPPYGFVGTIHEFELAVGAGYSMSFIQFATGYSHSFKVVYTELIPNTLIRHTDQFDDENLPGVMQVTIELTEVSCGTNLQIIQEGIPAVIPEEMCYLGWQESLMQLAALVEAKTD